The following are from one region of the Paenibacillus bovis genome:
- a CDS encoding DUF4179 domain-containing protein, translating to MNNHLDQQLREKAQQIHMELPEVIRQRIDQTLSNLPDQSDRKNDNRPAKFPHKKKYSILKWAVSAVVIISLIAGVAWYKVPAFADIIRSVFTDKSGPDYGLLNARELGLVQHPDIKVQSNGYTIKVGEAIADPTRVIMALEVYGPDGKMDRDLFFNHDAILVKDETGKVVGTMYDVGVTTDFYYMIVSFAEPLQTQNITIESNITSMRQSGEQNKIYGNWKFKFAIDLTKANQQTQIVPLKGTYTSPDGMTISLKRITRMVRGSGWKSIANYQPKHYAALQGNHGKSKN from the coding sequence ATGAATAATCATCTGGATCAGCAATTAAGAGAAAAAGCACAGCAGATTCACATGGAGCTACCTGAAGTGATCCGGCAGCGTATAGATCAGACGCTATCTAATTTGCCCGATCAATCGGATAGAAAAAATGATAATCGTCCTGCAAAATTCCCACATAAAAAGAAGTATAGCATATTAAAATGGGCGGTTAGTGCTGTCGTTATTATTAGTCTGATTGCTGGAGTTGCATGGTATAAGGTTCCCGCTTTTGCAGATATTATACGTTCTGTATTTACAGATAAAAGTGGACCGGACTATGGACTTCTGAATGCCAGAGAGCTTGGACTTGTTCAGCATCCTGATATTAAAGTTCAAAGTAACGGTTATACCATAAAAGTTGGCGAAGCTATTGCTGATCCGACTCGTGTAATTATGGCGCTTGAGGTCTATGGACCTGACGGCAAAATGGATCGAGATCTATTTTTCAATCATGATGCTATTTTAGTCAAAGATGAGACAGGAAAAGTAGTAGGTACAATGTATGATGTTGGCGTCACTACTGATTTTTACTATATGATTGTCTCATTCGCAGAACCCCTGCAGACCCAAAATATCACTATAGAATCGAATATTACCAGTATGAGACAATCAGGTGAACAGAATAAAATATATGGGAATTGGAAATTTAAATTTGCTATCGATCTCACGAAAGCAAATCAACAGACCCAAATTGTCCCATTAAAAGGCACCTATACTTCTCCAGATGGAATGACCATAAGCCTGAAACGGATAACACGGATGGTGCGGGGGTCAGGCTGGAAATCGATAGCCAATTATCAGCCAAAGCATTACGCCGCTCTCCAGGGGAATCATGGAAAAAGCAAGAACTGA
- a CDS encoding histidine phosphatase family protein, which produces MRIGLIRHGLTDWNALGRIQGHSDIPLNEEGRRQAARLAERLAVEPIHWDHMISSSLQRAHETARIIAERLDIPLLEPDERLKERGFGQVEGLTWEEREAKWGSDWETLELGQEKVEMLQERGMSFLNSTWEQFPNHNILVVSHGGFLSHVFTLLLKEQHTERIGNLSLTVLEREAEEWKALLYNNTDHLQS; this is translated from the coding sequence ATGCGGATTGGTTTGATCAGGCACGGCTTGACCGACTGGAATGCGCTGGGGCGTATTCAGGGTCATAGCGATATCCCACTTAACGAAGAAGGGAGGAGACAGGCAGCCCGGCTGGCCGAACGACTGGCAGTAGAACCGATTCACTGGGATCATATGATTTCGAGCAGCCTGCAGCGGGCACATGAGACAGCCCGGATTATTGCAGAGCGACTGGATATTCCATTATTGGAACCGGATGAACGGCTCAAGGAACGAGGATTCGGTCAGGTGGAAGGACTTACCTGGGAAGAACGTGAAGCCAAATGGGGTTCAGACTGGGAGACTCTGGAGCTGGGACAGGAAAAGGTGGAAATGCTGCAGGAACGGGGCATGAGTTTTCTCAATTCGACCTGGGAGCAGTTCCCCAATCATAATATTCTGGTTGTCAGTCATGGCGGTTTTCTGTCTCATGTGTTTACTTTGTTGCTGAAAGAGCAGCATACCGAGCGAATTGGCAATTTGTCTTTGACAGTTCTGGAACGGGAAGCCGAAGAATGGAAAGCTCTGTTGTATAACAATACGGATCATCTTCAATCGTAA
- a CDS encoding IDEAL domain-containing protein gives MYKMKVTYEVMLGLAAEMVWDQVLREHRIEELNTLIDRALADRDEESFQKWTNELRSLAPAIEVELPEVEHDERKSLSH, from the coding sequence ATGTACAAGATGAAAGTAACCTATGAAGTCATGTTGGGTTTGGCAGCTGAGATGGTATGGGACCAAGTACTTCGCGAACATCGGATTGAGGAACTGAACACACTTATTGATCGGGCGCTTGCCGACAGAGATGAAGAATCTTTTCAAAAGTGGACTAATGAATTGCGTTCATTAGCACCAGCAATTGAAGTCGAACTGCCAGAAGTGGAGCATGATGAACGTAAATCATTATCTCACTAG
- a CDS encoding RNA polymerase sigma factor: MTDSLLIQEIKNGDVELYSELMRRYQRKILAFIYHMLKSSNLEIMAEDLCSETFYKAYKSLHSFREVDASFSTWLYTIARNTVLSELRKQKNGSIPLEESGYTPVAPNSMVPEQAVLRGERVQMVREAIDQLPEKQRSALILREYDQLDYQEIADILCQSVSSVKSLLFRARASVKTRLEPYYYDSVYNQPSEGMKRK, encoded by the coding sequence ATGACAGATTCCCTGTTAATTCAGGAAATTAAAAACGGTGATGTAGAGCTGTATTCTGAGCTGATGCGCCGTTACCAGCGCAAGATTCTGGCGTTTATCTATCATATGCTCAAAAGCTCCAATCTCGAAATAATGGCAGAAGACCTGTGTTCGGAGACGTTCTACAAGGCTTACAAAAGTCTGCACTCCTTTCGGGAAGTGGATGCTTCATTCTCCACCTGGCTGTATACGATCGCACGCAATACCGTACTGAGCGAGCTGCGCAAGCAAAAGAACGGCAGTATTCCTCTCGAAGAGAGCGGCTACACGCCGGTTGCGCCGAACAGTATGGTGCCCGAACAGGCGGTACTGCGCGGCGAGCGCGTCCAGATGGTACGTGAAGCGATAGACCAGCTGCCAGAAAAACAACGATCTGCTTTGATCCTCCGCGAATACGATCAGTTGGATTATCAGGAAATTGCTGATATCCTCTGTCAAAGTGTAAGCTCCGTCAAATCTCTATTGTTCCGGGCGAGAGCGAGCGTAAAAACACGGCTGGAGCCGTATTATTATGACTCGGTCTACAATCAGCCTAGTGAAGGGATGAAGAGAAAATGA
- a CDS encoding S-layer homology domain-containing protein — MKSFSKYTDQESKQILCHELHRLVFNRKLLQTSLSILILSSVFGPLPNAHAANVTADITSVKAGTNSVSLDFSIIMPDSEVLYKTNFESNPFSTYYGGSRSDGNQSYVSTDKGTSLQIMNTITDRKGNAFNYPQVSSDSSLARTSIASLQQGARLQAQYDMRSLSGSVNQTAVGFGDIRGKKGIQLTDHSGKVVRFRNTTSIVPGNSSNTPRTIPVYVDGGSPNWPDGEFLTILSSAKSDWHWAVAYYKYQAATQSLVLDSSNSSFWYTSIGASGMTSDGSYVFQPGDPVVTFPYGDFGTGMLDIGYHPEWTTYSRTLDVPTDTTQYDLGKYGATLNFSSNTNGLMQVDEFKIGYAQKAIIYRNGQQIYVGYDSNYTDNTAVDIDKPNKVENLGYTFSPTHKNVILTWAAPADNGSDYTYSIQGQLRDGSLGPVQDPTHAVVTSGIAGYIVIQDNNANTVISSGSVTTSATQLTISPDAANPYIHVAAVDRNGNISPTQTVTLSNNSKPDLSLSLASSEWSRYGNTIHVAASDPDTWITSILLPNGNSVASGVTSYEVTENGDYTFTAYDVMGNQSSKTITVANIDKEGPVISFTPDGTDWQANLVDVHILATDQSLKSVRYIVSQQSTRPDIHAEWTESSGNFSAVLPAEKQGIWYVHVLAMDSAGNESYGRSKEIKIKALPEKIAADDVHLSSSSAGSIQGLLPSRTEETYEVINQQTGRILTVPTGSTSFIDTDLTPGTEYTYIITPINVSGRGESISCNYRTVPAATKVNNVCPRSETAVRVELESVQSATYYLYELVDKNGTIVSKGTMNTSRTFEQLTPNNNYTLSIKAVNESGSSLESRYTFLTLPSLGHLNVVAVGTDFAQLSWDSVTGDVYYDVKRDDQHIVTVTKETYTTVTDTTYNAYNVTYSDSSVLFTDHNLASCTPYHYSIAVTNTSGQSDFKNISLWTLPAATELTSKSITAEAAAYAWRNVRGAKGYDIYLDGIKVATTEHTSYEFAGLNPGSVHVISIVPFNDSGTGEAANAHFVTLPEPVKQDLRVEDIAYTSAKIKFAPVQGASTYVATIHGQEYTSSTSTIELSDLSPGEMYSVNVYAVNESGKSAVNTLQFQTVPLAPESGKVSSNTNNDLHLTFSPSTGALYYRIYNTHGEWIKTTSDLTVSLPSPGAGVLSSFGIAAVGNNGESPERLWIKYQGAPVPAVTDVLSLLELQHNAATIGWKPFRGAVSYNIYNGDQQIGTVEDNQMRIDHLSSSTKYNEFGIRAVNSSGIMGELYKLSFETHPFSGFQLEVDDITASSAIIKSLHGSDSDTFVFADGHNVIKRSLSQTIELNNLSDAHRYTIQVWTENTTGVQSDIQSITFKTKEKEVGNVLPVILNPFISTEKQDLNTSTDDHQSLPASPSANVHPSNRFVDVESRYSENAINYLADRGIVNGDESGKFNPKAGITRAEFVSMLLRSNNEQLEDSASTQPLSGRFSDIDGKWYTSNVVKAAEMNYIQGYPDGTFKPDRIITRAEAASILQSFIQAEKGAAYSFSDEKLIPEWAKTAINKLGGELFIGYENGQFKPQRKITKEETAVVIYRLLNK; from the coding sequence GTGAAATCTTTTAGTAAATATACAGATCAGGAATCAAAACAAATTCTATGCCATGAATTACATCGTCTGGTATTCAATCGCAAATTGCTCCAGACCTCTTTGAGTATTTTGATTTTATCGTCGGTATTTGGCCCTCTTCCCAATGCTCATGCGGCCAATGTCACAGCAGATATTACATCGGTCAAAGCCGGAACCAATTCGGTATCATTGGACTTTTCGATTATTATGCCGGACAGCGAGGTCTTGTATAAGACCAATTTTGAATCGAACCCGTTCTCAACATACTACGGTGGGAGCCGCAGTGATGGTAATCAGTCGTATGTCTCTACGGATAAAGGTACTTCTTTACAAATCATGAATACCATCACAGACCGTAAAGGGAATGCCTTTAACTATCCACAGGTATCCAGTGATTCCAGTCTGGCCCGGACATCGATAGCAAGCTTGCAGCAGGGAGCACGACTACAAGCGCAATATGATATGCGCTCACTGTCAGGCTCGGTTAATCAGACTGCGGTTGGATTTGGAGATATTCGTGGTAAAAAAGGAATTCAATTAACAGACCATAGTGGCAAGGTTGTTCGCTTCAGAAATACGACATCGATTGTTCCCGGGAATTCGTCCAATACGCCTCGAACTATTCCTGTATATGTGGACGGAGGCTCTCCCAATTGGCCTGATGGAGAATTTCTTACCATACTCAGTTCGGCCAAGAGCGATTGGCACTGGGCAGTTGCTTATTATAAATATCAGGCTGCTACGCAGTCATTGGTTCTGGATTCTTCCAATTCTTCTTTCTGGTATACATCTATTGGGGCATCTGGCATGACCAGTGATGGAAGCTATGTTTTTCAGCCAGGCGATCCAGTTGTAACTTTCCCGTATGGGGATTTTGGTACCGGTATGCTGGATATTGGCTATCATCCCGAATGGACAACATATAGCCGGACTCTGGATGTCCCTACAGATACGACGCAATATGATCTGGGCAAGTACGGTGCTACTCTTAATTTTTCCTCCAATACCAACGGTCTTATGCAAGTAGATGAATTCAAAATTGGCTACGCCCAAAAAGCCATTATTTACCGCAATGGTCAGCAGATCTATGTCGGTTACGATTCAAATTATACCGATAATACTGCTGTAGATATAGATAAACCAAATAAGGTAGAGAATCTGGGCTACACCTTCTCTCCTACGCATAAAAATGTGATATTGACATGGGCAGCACCAGCAGATAATGGATCAGATTATACATACAGTATTCAGGGCCAACTAAGAGATGGATCGCTGGGTCCGGTTCAAGATCCTACCCACGCTGTAGTTACCTCCGGTATAGCAGGCTATATTGTAATTCAGGATAATAACGCAAATACAGTTATCTCTTCCGGATCTGTAACAACATCTGCGACTCAGTTGACGATATCTCCTGATGCTGCGAATCCATATATTCATGTGGCGGCAGTTGATCGGAACGGGAATATTAGCCCAACGCAAACGGTTACTCTAAGCAATAACAGCAAGCCGGACCTAAGTCTGTCGCTTGCATCCAGTGAATGGAGCCGATATGGAAATACGATTCACGTAGCTGCATCAGATCCGGATACATGGATTACCAGCATATTGCTTCCCAATGGAAATAGCGTAGCATCGGGAGTTACTTCATATGAGGTCACAGAGAATGGCGATTATACCTTTACTGCATATGATGTAATGGGCAATCAGTCTTCGAAAACAATCACTGTTGCCAATATCGATAAAGAAGGTCCGGTTATTTCATTTACACCGGATGGCACAGATTGGCAGGCGAATCTGGTAGATGTGCATATTCTGGCTACAGATCAATCATTAAAATCAGTGCGTTATATTGTAAGTCAGCAGAGTACTCGCCCGGATATCCATGCGGAGTGGACGGAGAGCAGCGGTAATTTTTCTGCTGTACTGCCTGCGGAAAAACAGGGCATTTGGTACGTTCATGTGCTGGCTATGGATTCAGCCGGCAATGAGTCCTATGGACGTTCAAAAGAAATCAAAATCAAAGCATTGCCGGAAAAAATTGCAGCTGATGATGTTCATTTGAGTTCTTCGTCAGCAGGTAGCATTCAAGGTTTACTGCCATCCCGAACAGAAGAGACTTACGAGGTGATCAACCAGCAAACAGGCAGAATATTAACTGTACCTACCGGCAGCACTTCGTTTATCGATACTGATTTGACGCCGGGTACCGAATATACCTACATCATCACACCGATTAATGTATCGGGTAGAGGGGAGTCTATAAGCTGCAATTATCGTACAGTTCCTGCTGCTACAAAAGTGAATAATGTCTGTCCACGATCTGAGACTGCTGTCCGTGTAGAGTTGGAATCTGTCCAATCTGCTACGTACTACCTGTATGAACTTGTGGATAAGAATGGAACCATAGTCTCAAAAGGAACTATGAATACGAGTCGTACATTCGAGCAGCTTACTCCCAACAATAACTATACATTGAGTATTAAGGCAGTAAACGAATCCGGATCAAGTCTGGAGAGTCGTTATACATTTTTGACATTGCCTTCACTTGGCCATCTCAATGTAGTTGCGGTTGGAACTGATTTTGCCCAGCTCTCGTGGGATAGCGTGACAGGAGACGTTTATTACGATGTAAAACGCGATGATCAGCATATAGTCACCGTTACCAAAGAAACATATACAACAGTTACTGATACCACATACAATGCCTACAATGTGACTTATTCCGATTCAAGCGTTCTTTTCACTGATCATAATCTTGCTTCGTGTACTCCATACCATTACTCTATTGCAGTAACGAATACGTCGGGGCAGAGTGATTTTAAAAATATATCGTTATGGACATTACCAGCAGCAACAGAATTAACCTCAAAAAGTATAACTGCCGAGGCAGCAGCCTATGCATGGAGAAATGTACGAGGTGCCAAAGGGTACGATATCTATCTGGATGGTATCAAAGTAGCCACGACAGAGCACACAAGCTATGAATTTGCCGGACTAAATCCGGGCAGTGTACATGTGATCTCGATCGTACCTTTTAACGATTCTGGTACAGGAGAAGCTGCCAATGCTCATTTCGTCACCCTGCCTGAGCCGGTCAAGCAGGATTTGCGCGTAGAGGATATTGCTTATACGTCGGCTAAAATAAAGTTTGCACCTGTTCAGGGAGCCAGCACTTATGTTGCGACTATTCATGGACAAGAATATACGAGTTCAACTTCAACTATTGAGTTAAGCGATCTAAGCCCCGGTGAGATGTATTCAGTAAATGTGTATGCTGTCAACGAAAGCGGCAAATCTGCTGTGAACACTCTTCAATTTCAGACGGTACCACTCGCGCCGGAGTCGGGCAAAGTATCTTCGAATACAAACAATGATCTGCATTTAACTTTTTCACCTTCCACGGGTGCTTTGTATTATCGTATCTATAACACTCATGGAGAATGGATAAAAACAACCAGTGATTTGACTGTAAGCTTGCCCAGTCCTGGTGCGGGTGTGCTATCTTCTTTTGGAATCGCTGCTGTAGGTAACAATGGCGAGAGTCCGGAGCGGTTGTGGATAAAATATCAGGGAGCTCCTGTTCCGGCTGTTACAGATGTACTGAGCCTTCTGGAACTGCAACATAACGCGGCGACAATCGGGTGGAAGCCTTTCAGGGGAGCTGTGTCCTACAACATATATAATGGTGATCAACAAATTGGAACTGTCGAAGACAATCAGATGCGTATAGATCATCTATCCAGTAGTACAAAGTATAATGAGTTTGGAATTCGAGCAGTAAATTCAAGCGGCATAATGGGGGAATTGTACAAGCTCTCATTCGAGACACACCCATTTTCAGGATTCCAATTGGAAGTAGACGATATCACTGCATCTTCAGCCATTATCAAATCGCTCCATGGAAGTGATTCGGATACATTTGTATTCGCTGATGGGCACAATGTGATCAAGCGATCATTATCGCAAACAATCGAGTTGAACAATCTGTCGGATGCACATCGATACACTATACAGGTATGGACCGAGAATACAACGGGTGTCCAATCGGATATACAAAGTATTACGTTTAAAACCAAAGAAAAAGAGGTAGGCAATGTTCTTCCTGTTATATTGAATCCATTTATAAGCACAGAAAAACAGGATTTGAATACATCTACGGATGATCATCAATCATTGCCAGCGTCCCCATCTGCTAATGTTCATCCTTCTAATCGCTTTGTTGATGTGGAATCACGGTATTCGGAAAATGCGATCAATTATCTGGCTGATCGTGGCATTGTAAATGGAGATGAATCCGGTAAGTTTAATCCCAAAGCTGGAATTACAAGAGCAGAGTTTGTAAGTATGCTGCTTCGTTCCAATAATGAGCAGCTTGAAGATTCAGCTTCTACTCAGCCATTGTCCGGTAGGTTCAGCGATATCGATGGGAAATGGTACACATCCAATGTAGTGAAAGCAGCTGAAATGAATTATATCCAGGGATATCCCGACGGAACATTCAAGCCCGACCGAATTATCACAAGAGCAGAAGCAGCCAGCATTTTGCAAAGCTTTATCCAGGCAGAAAAAGGAGCTGCATACTCGTTCAGTGACGAAAAACTGATTCCTGAATGGGCGAAGACAGCGATTAACAAGCTGGGAGGAGAACTATTTATCGGCTATGAAAACGGACAGTTCAAGCCGCAACGAAAAATCACAAAAGAGGAAACAGCGGTTGTGATTTATAGACTACTGAATAAATGA
- a CDS encoding sigma-70 family RNA polymerase sigma factor, with translation MEWNEEVIRAQQGDQQAFTKLIHRLDMNLYRLARSILRNDEDCADAIQETIVKAYLSLAQLRQPKAFKSWIYRILINECYATLRRQERVVSTGEEISIADVHNYYERVDLLEVVDQLDQELRAAVILYYFEDIAVRDIAKLLAISPGTVKSRLYRARAILAAKLELETDGGIRYE, from the coding sequence GTGGAGTGGAATGAGGAAGTGATTCGGGCACAGCAGGGAGACCAGCAGGCTTTTACAAAGTTAATCCACAGGCTGGATATGAACCTGTACAGGCTCGCGCGCTCTATACTTAGAAATGATGAAGATTGTGCAGATGCTATACAGGAAACGATAGTAAAAGCGTATTTGTCGCTTGCGCAATTAAGACAGCCAAAAGCATTCAAGTCCTGGATATACCGCATTCTGATTAATGAATGTTATGCGACGTTGCGCAGACAGGAGCGGGTAGTCAGTACAGGAGAAGAAATCAGTATTGCCGATGTACATAATTATTATGAACGAGTCGATCTGCTGGAAGTAGTAGATCAATTAGATCAAGAGCTGCGTGCTGCAGTGATTTTATATTACTTTGAGGATATAGCAGTTCGCGATATTGCAAAACTGCTGGCTATCTCTCCCGGCACTGTAAAATCCCGTTTATATCGTGCCCGTGCAATACTGGCAGCCAAGCTTGAACTGGAAACGGATGGGGGGATTCGCTATGAATAA
- a CDS encoding DUF1405 domain-containing protein: protein MPISYLWSRMFLTNRGFLWLLLICNILGTIYGYIWYGLQMEYTLERWPAWMVIFVPDSPTASLFFSIALLFLMFPPRSGWLQLIRKLMEALAVVTSVKYGVWAVTMIFWGQALGDTLVWEDWMLTVSHLAMAVESLLFVRFFIFGWKSLVAALVWTLLNDYMDYSQGIYPWLTEQLVKRLDQVRNFTVCLTIASAFVGGLALWQARYARHNR from the coding sequence ATGCCCATTTCTTATTTATGGAGTAGAATGTTCCTAACGAATCGCGGGTTTTTATGGCTGCTCTTGATCTGTAATATATTGGGAACCATCTATGGATACATATGGTATGGATTGCAAATGGAATATACACTGGAACGCTGGCCGGCCTGGATGGTTATTTTTGTACCGGACAGTCCAACCGCTAGTCTATTTTTCAGTATTGCCCTGTTATTCTTAATGTTTCCGCCACGCAGTGGATGGCTGCAGCTAATACGCAAACTTATGGAAGCACTGGCAGTAGTCACATCTGTCAAATACGGGGTATGGGCAGTGACAATGATCTTTTGGGGGCAAGCACTGGGAGATACCTTGGTATGGGAAGACTGGATGCTGACCGTATCCCATCTGGCTATGGCTGTGGAATCATTATTATTTGTTCGTTTTTTCATATTTGGGTGGAAATCACTGGTCGCTGCACTTGTCTGGACGCTGCTAAACGATTATATGGATTACAGTCAAGGAATATATCCATGGCTAACCGAACAGCTCGTAAAACGACTTGATCAGGTACGTAATTTTACCGTATGTCTGACGATAGCTTCTGCATTTGTAGGCGGTCTGGCGCTATGGCAGGCACGATACGCGCGACATAACAGATAA
- a CDS encoding GH25 family lysozyme, whose protein sequence is MDPMFIQNITDASAAGLLVGAYHYLDESVTNPAQARVAAGKFYTAIMAGCGVDLPPVLDYEHKSDSVSPAGASAIALAFLQEIECLTGKRPTLYTIRHSSAISVTCSSIRFGSHAAGYAADRRQVLCAGTSAGQSIWRHADMG, encoded by the coding sequence ATGGATCCGATGTTTATTCAGAATATTACAGACGCAAGCGCAGCTGGTTTGCTGGTAGGTGCTTATCATTACCTGGATGAATCGGTTACGAATCCGGCACAGGCACGGGTAGCAGCAGGGAAGTTCTACACGGCAATTATGGCAGGCTGTGGAGTGGATCTGCCACCTGTACTGGATTATGAGCATAAGTCTGACTCGGTCAGTCCGGCAGGAGCGTCCGCAATCGCTCTGGCTTTCCTGCAGGAGATCGAGTGCCTGACTGGCAAACGACCGACGCTGTACACTATCCGTCATTCATCGGCAATTTCAGTAACCTGCAGCAGTATCCGCTTTGGATCGCACGCTGCAGGATACGCAGCTGATCGAAGGCAAGTCTTATGTGCAGGTACGTCCGCTGGTCAAAGCATTTGGCGGCATGCTGATATGGGATAA
- a CDS encoding DUF7638 domain-containing protein, whose product MSKIYRTKRIEGITVPGIIHNGSYFMINVDVYEDGMVNCWELVDMHGLKNKLEQGWLVPGIPDEEHLSIFQLGYYKVENADWLYTPETYYAHLQQTIHQLNPDAANIYTIHEREQQLMQQRKIIYSPKAVPFHVENEIGYSTVDGSGFYIFYRGSEQNSLVYLNVYQDGRVDWIHDGQEYVSDMDKVQELFEDGTFFTDCKHSVRIQIGGLAEVTLTGSASASAADKYAELQEMHIRLRGGKTAMEHCRACYHAYLEEPSEYHREQLREAYEKIPEHKRMFLGDMDSRDSDYVRIIYDPEDKREV is encoded by the coding sequence GTGTCAAAAATTTATCGTACCAAGCGTATAGAGGGAATCACTGTTCCTGGTATTATTCATAACGGCAGTTATTTTATGATCAATGTAGATGTGTATGAAGATGGAATGGTTAATTGCTGGGAACTGGTGGATATGCATGGGTTAAAGAACAAGTTGGAGCAAGGCTGGCTTGTTCCCGGTATTCCTGATGAAGAGCATCTGTCTATTTTCCAGCTGGGCTATTACAAGGTAGAAAATGCGGATTGGCTGTACACTCCCGAGACCTATTATGCGCATCTCCAGCAGACAATCCATCAGCTGAATCCCGATGCAGCGAATATATATACGATCCATGAACGGGAACAGCAGCTTATGCAGCAGCGAAAAATCATCTATTCGCCAAAGGCTGTCCCGTTTCATGTAGAAAACGAGATCGGATATTCTACAGTCGATGGCAGTGGATTTTATATTTTCTACCGTGGATCAGAACAAAATAGTCTTGTATATCTGAATGTCTATCAGGATGGCCGGGTGGATTGGATCCATGATGGACAAGAATATGTCTCGGATATGGATAAAGTACAGGAGTTGTTCGAAGACGGAACCTTTTTTACCGATTGTAAGCATTCGGTCCGAATCCAGATTGGCGGATTGGCCGAAGTTACACTGACAGGCAGCGCATCTGCTTCTGCCGCAGATAAGTATGCAGAACTACAGGAGATGCATATCCGCCTTCGGGGAGGCAAAACGGCGATGGAACACTGCAGGGCCTGTTATCACGCCTATCTGGAAGAACCATCGGAATATCACCGCGAACAGCTGCGGGAAGCTTATGAGAAAATACCTGAGCATAAACGCATGTTTCTGGGAGATATGGATAGCAGGGATAGCGACTATGTGCGTATTATTTATGATCCTGAGGATAAGCGGGAAGTGTAA
- a CDS encoding anti-sigma factor encodes MNCREAEELFGIYWDLTPDDPRRLALDEHVRECPDCAAEFEVWKESHELIQAEAAQLEEMPTMTIRAENINRSVMDRIYAESPWLVQTDVKRGPISRLFRRRLSVWMSSLIAVFICSSIYLTLDMTGTFEQQPQPERVTGIVPTAVATGDDSTVVYSSLHFAGSERGLIDPLVIPMNPSHPQYWMILSLVGMLLALVSLRWLARTKHQN; translated from the coding sequence ATGAATTGCAGAGAGGCCGAAGAGCTGTTCGGGATCTATTGGGACCTGACGCCGGATGATCCACGCCGGTTGGCACTGGACGAACATGTTCGGGAGTGTCCTGACTGCGCGGCAGAATTTGAAGTGTGGAAAGAAAGTCATGAACTGATTCAGGCAGAAGCAGCCCAATTGGAAGAGATGCCGACCATGACAATCCGCGCGGAAAATATAAACCGGAGTGTCATGGACCGGATTTATGCCGAATCGCCGTGGCTGGTACAGACCGATGTAAAGCGTGGACCGATTTCACGCCTGTTCCGCCGCCGGTTATCCGTCTGGATGTCTTCGCTTATTGCGGTCTTTATATGCAGTTCCATTTACTTGACACTCGATATGACAGGCACGTTTGAGCAGCAGCCCCAGCCCGAGAGGGTAACCGGTATTGTACCTACAGCGGTTGCTACAGGAGATGATAGCACGGTTGTATATTCCTCGCTTCATTTTGCCGGATCGGAACGGGGATTGATTGATCCGCTGGTCATTCCGATGAATCCGAGCCATCCACAGTATTGGATGATTCTGTCGCTCGTCGGTATGCTGCTTGCGCTGGTCTCCCTGCGCTGGCTGGCCCGTACCAAACATCAAAATTAA
- a CDS encoding gamma carbonic anhydrase family protein, with the protein MLLPYHNQWPIVPTNTFIAEGAKLIGDVTLGEDSSVWFNAVLRGDLAPVIVGDRCNIQDLAVGHVHEIHPLIIENDVSVGHSAIVHGCRIGQGSLIGMGAILLNGVEIGEYSLIGAGSIVTENNKIPPYTLALGSPARVIRELTEADLQRMARTTQSYVDKGKEFRNP; encoded by the coding sequence ATGTTATTGCCCTACCACAATCAATGGCCGATTGTACCCACAAATACATTCATAGCCGAAGGTGCCAAGCTGATCGGTGATGTAACACTTGGTGAGGATAGCAGCGTATGGTTTAATGCCGTACTGCGCGGTGATCTTGCTCCGGTAATTGTCGGAGACCGGTGTAACATACAGGATCTGGCTGTAGGACATGTACATGAGATTCACCCCTTAATTATCGAAAATGATGTTTCCGTCGGACACTCTGCCATTGTTCACGGCTGCCGAATCGGTCAGGGATCGCTGATCGGAATGGGTGCTATTCTATTGAACGGTGTAGAGATTGGTGAATATTCGTTAATTGGTGCAGGTTCAATTGTAACAGAGAACAACAAAATTCCACCTTATACTCTGGCACTCGGTTCACCGGCACGTGTAATCCGCGAACTGACCGAAGCTGATCTGCAGCGAATGGCCAGGACTACACAGAGCTATGTGGATAAAGGAAAAGAGTTCAGGAATCCATGA